The Oncorhynchus nerka isolate Pitt River linkage group LG15, Oner_Uvic_2.0, whole genome shotgun sequence genome contains the following window.
GCACTCACAGTCAACGTTATTTATTTCAGTTTATTCCACAGCGGCAGTCTCAGGGATGTACTCTTTCATCCTTTAGCCTTCTTCGTAGGTTTCTTTTTAACCTTCACCACACCAAGAGAAATTCTGAGAAACATTTGTTGCATGGCAATAGTTTTCTGATTCTTTTAGACTGCTGGTATGGAGTGAAAAGAGAAACAACTCTAACAACTAACAAGTGCTGTCATCTTTTTCATTCATCTTTTTCTCATTGGTTGACATCTAGGAGAAAGCGACCAGAGACGTTTTGATAGCTCCTTTTAAGAGAATATCAGTCTGATGTCTCCTGTGATCTTTCCTGGGCACCAGCTCTAGAGACATAGCCTCCAtggtgacacacagagagacagacagcctccaaGTTGGCACAAAGACAGACAGATATCTGTAGGTCGAACATCCGGGAACTAGCCCACATATCAAGACAGGACAGTCTGGGGCCGTGGGTAGGAGCCTGGGAACACTGTCATATGGTCTTCACTGATAATTGGACCACCCAGCTTCTGCAGAAGAaaccaccactacactacggcCGATGGAACctagaaacaggagagagaagagagagagagagagaggaaagaggaaagagagagagagagaagaggagaagaaagagagggcagTCAGTGTTAGATGAACTGATTCATTCCCAGAAATACATCATCAGACACCTATTAATAACTGAACGGAATGAAGGTGATCTATTAATAACTGAACTGACTGAAGGTGATCTATTAATAACTGAACGGAATGAAGGTGATCTATTAATAACAGAACTGACTGAAGGTGATCTATTAATAACTGAACTGACTGAAGGTGATCTATTAATAACTGAATGGACGGAAGGTGATCTATTAATAACTGAATGGACGGAAGGTGATCTATTAATAACTGAACTGACTGAAGGTGATCTATTAATAACTGAACGGAATGAAGGTGATCTATTAATAACTGAACGGAATGAAGGTGATCTATTAATAACTGAAACTGACTGAAGGTGATCTATTAATAACTGAACTGACTGAAGGTGATCTATTAATAACTGAATGGACGGAAGGTGATCTATTAATAACTGAACGGAATGAAGGTGATCTATTAATAACTGAACTGACTGAAGGTGATCTATTAATAACTGAACGGAATGAAGGTGATCTATTAATAACTGAACTGACTGAAGGTGATCTATTAATAACTGAACTGACTGAAGGTGATCTATTAATAACTGAACGGAATGAAGTTGATCTATTAATAACTGAACTGACTGAAGGTGATCTATTAATAACAGAACTGACTGAAGGTGATCTATTAATAACTGAACTGACTGAAGGTGATCTATTAATAACTGAATGGACGGAAGGTGATCTATTAATAACTGAATGGACGGAAGGTGATCTATTAATAACTGAACTGACTGAAGGTGATCTATTAATAACTGAACGGAATGAAGGTGATCTATTAATAACTGAACGGAATGAAGGTGATCTATTAATAACTGAAACTGACTGAAGGTGATCTATTAATAACTGAACTGACTGAAGGTGATCTATTAATAACTGAATGGACGGAAGGTGATCTATTAATAACTGAACGGAATGAAGGTGATCTATTAATAACTGAACTGACTGAAGGTGATCTATTAATAACTGAACTGACTGAAGGTGATCTATTAATAACTGAACGGAATGAAGGTGATCTATTAATAACTGAACGGAATGAAGGTGATCTATTAATAACTGAACGGAATGAAGGTGATCTATTAATAACTGAATGGACGGAAGGTGATCTATTAATAACTGAATGGACGGAAGGTGATCTATTAATAACTGAACTGATGGAAGGTGATCTATTAATAACTGAACTGACTGAAGGTGATCTATTAATAACTGAACTGACTGAAGGTGATCTATTAATAACTGAATGGACGGAAGGTGATCTATTAATAACTGAACTGATGGAAGGTGATCTATTAATAACTGAACTGACTGAAGGTGATCTATTAATAACTGAACTGACTGAAGGTGATCTATTAATAACTGAATGGACTGAAGGTGCTCTATTAATAACTGAATGGTCTGAAGGTGATCTATTAATAACTGAATGGTCTGAAGGTGATCTATTAATAACTGAACTGACTGAAGGTGCTCTGTCCTCAGTGCTGGACAGAAACTGAATAGAATAGTTAGGTAATGGTCATCTGCGGAGAAGCAATCCAGGATTTTGTAACTGTGTCAGATAGACAGGGGGTATAGCGACAgcaggggaggggagtggagagctCAGACTAAACTCCCTCtgtagaggaggggagcaggccagACCCTGAACAGTctaggatagtaaaaccaaaagcacacacacacacaaaaccacccTCACATACCTTGTCAGGTGCTTGCTGGAATTGTGAACCTCCATCTCGTTACTCTTGAACTCATTCAGCTCCTTCCTTATTGCTGCCTggggaacacatcaacaacaaccatgtcaacaacaacagGTGGGAGAGGTAAAAACAGGAGCTCAGctgtttatgtgtgtctgtgcgaGTCGAGCTGACCTTGTCTGAAGCAGACAGCCTGGTCCAGGGTTTATCTGCCCTGCGGTCGTAGTCCTGAGCCTTGGCCACCTCAACATAGTCACTGAAACGAATCAGTATCTTCCTGTCCCTTAACTCATCTACTGTAGGACGCTGGTTCAACTTCCTGTTGAGTCTCTGTttgatctccctcctctcctcctgctctgaCTGGTCATTCCTCTCTGGAGATGAAACAGGAAGAACAACAGGTCAGAAACAcagtgcaggaggagagagatggagggaggagagagatgtggaagagagatgaagggaggacagagatggaggagagagatgaaggagggagagaaattgagaagagagatggagggaggagagagatggagagagtacagagatggagagatggaggagagagatggagatatggaggagagagatggagaaatggagggaggagagagatggacgagatagatggagggaggagatagatggaggagatagatggaggaagatggaggagacagatggagaagagatggaggagacagatggagaagagatggaggagacagatggagaagagatggaggagacagatggagaagagatggaggagacagatggagaagagatggaggatacagatggagaagagatggagacagatggagaggagatggaggagacagatggagaggagatggaggatacagatggagaagagatggagacagatggagaagagatggaggagagatggagaagagatggagaagagatggaggatacagatggagaagagatggaggagagatggagggaggagagagctgtagagatggaggagagtgatggagaagagagagagatggagaagagagagagatggaaaagagagatggagaagagaaggagagaggagagagagagagaaggagagaggagagaggagagagaggtggagggaggagagagctgtagagatggaggagagcgatggagaagagagagagatggagaagagagatggaaagaggtggtggagagagagagaagagaaggagagaggagagagaggtggagggaggagagaggggagagaggtggagggaggagagagaggtggagagaggggagtaggATAGTCTACATTGACCCGTGCATTCCATCTTGTTGTCATGATCACAGtgctatcacagtgctatccgttttgtcaccaaagccccatatactacccaccattgcgacctgtacgctctcgttggctggccctcgcttcatactcgtcgccaaacccactggctccatgtcatctacaagaccctgctaggtaaagtccccccttatctcagctcgctggtcaccatagcatctcccacctgtagtacacgctccagcaggtatatctctctagtcacccccaaaaccaattctttctttggccgcctctccttccagttctctgctgccaatgactggaacaaactacaaaatctcttaaattggaaacacttatctccctcactagctttaagcaccaactgtcagagcatcttacagattactgcacctgtacatagcccacctataatttagcccaaacaactacctctttcccaactgtatttaatttatttatttattttgctcctttgcaccccattatttttatttctactttgcacattcttccattgcaaaactaccattccagtgttctacttgctatattgtatttactttgccaccatggccttttttgcctttacctcccttctcacctaatttgctcacattgtatatagacttgttttttttactgtattattgactgtatgtttgttttactccatgtgtaactctgtgtcgttgtatgtgtcgaactgctttgctttatcttggccaggtcgcagttgtaaatgagaacttgttctcaactagcctacctggttaaataaaggtgaaataaaaaaataaataaaaaatgatgaTGTAGTTATGATCATCCACACTGTCTGATCGCTGACATTGATCTGAGACTGGACCCTGACATTGATCTGACAACTGATTCCCCTAACCCGAactacgctaggccaattgtaccCCGCTtcacggtcgcggccggctgcaacacaggccgggatcgaacccgggtctttagtgacgcctcaagcactgcgatgcagtgccttatcgGGAGGCCCTAACAAAGttgttttaaattgtttaattttttttttaaagaaacaaaTGGAGTATAAACTGTAGTGTCGTAGTTCCATGCAACATGTATTCATCACCATGGCAATACATTCAACACTGAAGTAATTTAGACATTTAGTCATGTTGCGTTGAAGCCCACCCGGCTCATCTGGAGAGTCGATACAGACAGTGGGACAGTTTCACTTATTAAAACTGATAATAAACTATGATCCCTTTATAAAGGATCCTCTCGTTTTAATCGATTATAAACTATGTATCATGATCCAATACTCACGTTTGAGGATGTTCCGACTCTCCAGCTCCTCTACCGCGGGTCTCTGGCTCAGCCGCCTGCGGAAAAACACTAGAATCACGTTCTGAACCATGATGTTGTTGTCTGTTCCCCCCCGGTCCTCACAGTCTCTGACAGACTGACAGTCTCTACTAGCAGCAGCAGAGGTCAAAGATGTCTGAGTCGGCGTGCAGAACCGCTCCAGGATCTACACTTCCTAGTTACCATCTGGAGTCTAGAAACACTCTTCTGTGACTGAACCGAGAGTGCCTCCACATCGGGGTAGAATGCAAGGCGCGTTTTATCACGTTTCAAACACAAAGTCACGATTGCAGAATATTTGTCCAGTTTTAGAGCGTTCTTTTCCCTTCAATAAATATTTCCCAAGTGCAAGATAAAACAGTAAGGATAGTTTGAGCGCGACTGGAAAGTAAAAAGGATAAATGTGTCTGATCCTGTCCAGGTAGATGAAGGACTGAGCTCAGTTAGTGTCTGTAGCAGAATGCGGGGTGTCCTGCTCGGTTCTCTCCTCTAACTATTCTGTCTGGCTACTGACGCTGTGCTGTCCGATGTAGTGGAGTAAAGTGCTTAggcaaaaatactttaaagtactactta
Protein-coding sequences here:
- the LOC115123367 gene encoding phosphatase and actin regulator 3-like, which produces MVQNVILVFFRRRLSQRPAVEELESRNILKQRNDQSEQEERREIKQRLNRKLNQRPTVDELRDRKILIRFSDYVEVAKAQDYDRRADKPWTRLSASDKAAIRKELNEFKSNEMEVHNSSKHLTRFHRP